The stretch of DNA AATGTccaaaactattttcaaggaagaaaaaaaaattgtctaTGGGTATTTTAAAGGTTTGTGGGTTCTTTTTGTATGCTTCTTGGATTGTTCTCTTGGTGGTTTCGGTTAATACTAATTCTGTTGGAGTATCATTTTTGTGCTTTTTTTTAGCTTTGAGATCTTTTTTGGGCGAAGCTGATAGAGGGGGGGCATATCTAACAATGGTTGAGGTTCTTTCTCAGGAATTTCAGGGCTTGTTAGTTCACTAGAAGTTTCTATTTCAGAGTGTcctcgtttttgagatatttgtgtTATGGCAATTTGGTCTGATTGTGTTTCAGTGTTGGAGTCTTTATTTTCGATTTGTGGCTCTTTGGCATTATGTGTAGAGGGAGATGAAATTATTACGGATGAGTTGGGGCTTGTTGGTATATATTCGGTTGGGATTGTATTGTCTGTTGGAGGATTTGGACAGTTGGAGGCTATATGTCCTGTTTGTTTACGGATAAAGCAATGTACTTTATCTGTAGAAAGGAAGATTCTGTGTTCATTCCCTTCAAAGGAAATAAGTACTGATGTTTGTAATTCAAAATCTTCGGAGGGAGGGTATACGTAAACTTGGCGTCTGAAACTTAATACATGTGAATATTCGTTCCCAGGAATGCCTGCTCTTAAATAGGATATAGGCGATGCGATGCGAAGTCCAAGATTTTTAATGCTATTTTCAACTATGTCATGTGGTAAGAACGGAGATACATTagatataattattcttttagcagAGGAAATAAGTCTTCGGATATTTAAAGAAACATCTCCTATCTGTATTATAGGATGTGAATCTATGAGCTGGTCAACAAGATTAGTGTTAGAAAGATAGATACAAATGCGATTGTTTGATATCCTAGAGGCAAAGGAGACTTGTTTAGGGCCTATTATATCACCTATAGCTTTAACGTAATCGTACAATTTCAGATTTTCTTCGGCATGCATCACAATGGCTTGATGTTTGCTTGGGAAAGTTGGCCGTGGAATTGTTTTCGCTACTGATACATAGGATAAAACTTGGTTTTGTGTTTGAGACATATTTACTGTTTTGGTATTTGGTACGCCACTGCTCATGTAGTCAAAAGCAATTGCGTTTTTAGTTGAAATTATAATTTAGCTTCTATGTGTTATGGTAAAGTTTCtgctttttattcattttaaaataaaaatagattgccGGTTCTAAGGCAATCCtgttaaaattttttcttttgtgattttattcagttgaaacaaaaaacaaacctcAACTAGTAATGAGTAaattatacatacatttatttgtaGTTGAAGGTACACTTATGTTCACTGTTTTTGCACTATGTTTTACTAAGCACGGCAAAATATAAAACGATATTACTCGTTCGACACCTCGTAGtggaatcaatttttatttttcctagtaCAATATATTCTGTATAACTATGGCAATGCTGTCCAGAATTATTTCTGTTTGGGATATGAAAGGATTGTCAGCACTGTCATTTCTTGTTGCTTTGTGGTAgtgattttttaaaaacaaaacatatttaaaatggaaaatatataaaagttaaCTTGAATAGTGTATTTACTTATGGGGGATTAAACCGCaaatgattgtaataaaaattacattttacatttgtttttgacatttcaatttccattccggaaattgtttccaaaaaatattaagaatttaaaaattatctTAATTTGTAGATGTTTATCTAATGGTGCTTTGTGTCACCCATTACTAACTGTGATCACTAACTGAAGCACATAATCCATTGATATAAATTTTAAGTTCTTAAGTAGAGGTCTTACCCTTTTACTATAATACTGGTACCCATTGTTCATTTCAACAAACATCAATTTTCTCCACTACAACATATCTTTTCTGTAAaaagacaaatttaaaaaatatttttcattcagTGTTGGTTTATTTTACAAATAGTTGGtaatcaaatattaaaaaaaaaaacattaaattttcagaATTTTCTTTTTGAATAAAAAGTTCTTGATTGAAAGAGAActctttatatttattattagaaaaaaagatAACTCTTCATATTTTATAAAAGCACATTTGTCAATTAATCCCTTTTTGCATTTTAGGATACCCTTTGATCAAAAAGACAAAGAGAACACTACACCAGTTCTTATAATTGGcccttttaatgtttttgaagtaGACTGTACTGTAGAATCTCCAAAAATTGGCAGCAACAATGTTTTTGAGTCCAAATGCTTTGTTGGAAATAAAGTAACTGTATCAAATGGTTGCACTATAGGAGCAGGTTGCAGAATTACAGAAGAACAAGTTCTAAaagataatataattatttatggtAATAATTGCCATTTGAGGGAAGGACTGGACAAACCAGTTGtaagtattttaagttttttccaaTTTTAAACCACAAGATATTTAATAAATAAGGCCGGAAGCTTTttacaataatattattaaaagcttCCGGGATGAACAGTTTTCGATTATCACTACACCAAgcttcgacatcctctctgacaTCTTCTTCGGGGCTTCCAGGTTCTGAGTCGTCTGAGGGAATAGTACCGGTactttaaactagagagctcagcagGTCTACTTGCTTCATCACAAatgcgtattgatctggagacaaggctATTAATGACTGAATTCATTTGTGAAAGTTGATGATGAGAGTTAGCATGCAAGTTACCATTGATGGGTGGGTTTTCGAAAAAAAGAGTGataaaaaccttgggattggtttttctttatgattacgtcgagaaacggtaggtatgaatcagtttccacctccatcgtgaagTGGATACTAAGATGCATACTATTCAGATGGGTTTGAGTAGACACCAAAGCAaaatggggccaaatgacgaatgtagggtattgtttaagaattcgatgaaatgaaaagaattatttttgactaaggatgaagcattttcggcgagaggttgtagaattttggccaagtacttggccaatgaTTGAGTAGGGCAGTtatatgcactgacaatgggacgtagaggaatatcggatTTGTGAATTCGGGGTAGGCcgtatattcgaggtgttctggaagactGTTTACGAGGAATTAGAGATAGTTCTATGTCAACAGGAAGaaaggttttattgataattgcttttgttgttttctccagataggttgttggattattattTATTCGTCTGTAGTCTGAACTCTTAATGATATTTGAGAGTGTATTAATGTAAGAAGAAgtgtatttatttaaaaggttgttgctTTGGGAAccactgttatgttatgtttggctaaaagattcGTTAGTTtttcggataaaccttttatatatggaatAGTTGTATACGTAGTCTTAATACTGTTaggtttattgttatttgtattgtAAAGTTTATCTTACTTAGTACTTAGTACCaaactttttaaacataaatacaagcTATATCAGTTTTACTTCTGTAAACCTTGCACGTAAATTCGAGACAAATacttttaatttgtatgtaaaacaagttttaaatttACTTATAACTGACACTGTTACATATCTTATTAAAAAAGCTAAACTTTCAATTCATTAAAAATGAATcaatttttaatacatttaagaatatgtgtttaaaacaaagTGAATATATTTTAATAACACTAAAAATAGGAACACcaaaaagattaataaattaCTTTTGAAATCAAAGGATACTGAAAGTAAATTGGAGAGGTCTTGGATCGAAAAATTCAAAAGACGAAAGCCTTCTTGAGGGAAAATAGTTGTACTGAAACGTGATAAAACCATCAAAACCATTATTATGGAATTTAATGATTACGACAATAAAATAAATGATCTTTTAAAAGACGAAACCATATATCATAAACTTAGAAATGATCCTACCAACATTTTGCAAACATTAAATAATGATCTTATTGACAGATGGGACAAACATGGTTATATATCACCAAATACAACAAAATCACTTAAGCTACACAACACTATTCCACCAAAAATTTATGGTTTACCTAAAACACACAAGGATCACCCTTCGAGAATCTCTCAAAATTATTATCTTTAGATATTTTTAGATATAATTTCACTATACACTAACTTAGCAATAAAACTTGCCACTGACatcattaaaaagaagtggaatgACATAAAAGAATATACTAACATTCCATTGCAAGAATTCCAATCATCTGTAGAGTTAACATTAAACTCaacatacttttttttataagGACGAAATATACCTACCAACAAATGGATACATGTGCAATGGGTGCAAGTATTTCTAATGTCATTGATCAACTGGTTCTGGAAGATTTGGAAGAATCTGACCTaggcatcgagcaaaaagacaaaagagggaatctaatcgttatgaaaaggagaccaaaaaagtgacCTCTGATGGGGAACATATCCGGAAaagcgaatgcgccaaatttaaatttcatgacacttcacaataatcatacagtggtgtaggggttctaatttatctatttatttgttgtattacataatattaatacataatacacataCTTTTTAAGTATCTTCTGATCTCTTATTTTCTCAATTACTTATGAATTTGTTTTAACCATATATAACCATAGGTAAAGACATGGACATGACTCAAATGTATTACCCCTCCTACCTACAATTAGTTGTTATTCCGAAATATATctcacaatttttacattaacaCTGGGAACTCATTTCTTATTCATATTTTTCACTTATCTACTTTATAATGGAAATTACATCTCTtacataaattcaaatttattttacattaatgaATTCATTTGTTTAGTAATATTCAAATGTATTTAGTGCCTTTATTTTTACCTAAAAAATGTTATTATATTTTGCTCTTTTAGTTACAGACTTTGCAGATGGAGACACTGGCTAAGATGCTTCCAAATTATCACCAtctaaaaaaaccaaatacaaagGTTTGATAAACAGATATCGCTAATTATTTTGAATTAATACCAACTGCTTGATATATGTTCTATAAAGATAGCTACATGTAAAGTAATGAATTATGATTAATATTATctataaattatttgtttgtttttattaatatttataataaaaaatatacctccaagtttttctttttaatttttttttgtttccctATTTGGTTTCTATTATCATTGGCGAAGAATGGAGACCAATATTACTGATCCATATGAAACAGAACTGgatagaaataataaattagaatgatgtttctttaaaacttaaaatcaaaGATTGAATCACTCTATCAGTTTGCCGGACACAGGTTCTTGCCAATGTTAAGTACTTAAAGGAGAATAAGAATACCATCTTCTTTACAGAATGACGTCTACATTTTGGTCTAATTTGTAAAACGAATGTAAAGTACATTATTTAAATCACACTATGGCTTAGTTAacataacctttttttttttgggGAGATGAGGATCTTCCAAAAGACCTCTGGGAAGGTGTCCCAGGTGTGTTCGATTCGGACTACTACGCCTTACTGTAGTTGACCGCCTACCAACTAAACTCACCCCCTCTTTCTCCAACCGACGGGCCTGGGGTCGCTCTTAGCGAGCATTAACATCTGACCCGTCAGCTTTACACATAACTCCCATCTGTCGCTCTTCGTCTGCGCTCCGTGATTGCCATAGCAACCCAGTCGCGCCACCCCACCGACGTCTGCACCGGACTTAGTTTGTAAGGTAACCATCCCTATGAAGAGCGAGAGGCAGCAAGAAGCGACCTCGCCGTTATTTCAACCTTCTTGAACTTAACGAGAAAGATCAGACAACAGGTACAAGCAACTCCAGACATTCATATTTTACCCCCGGGGGGTGGTCCATTCATTTCTCCATCTACACCAGCCTATTACTTAGTAATAGGCTACTCCAAAAGGAGACACACCGTACACTAGATACAAGTAGAGACAAAACAAAACAACACGTATGTAAATTGATTTCTGTAATGTAGTCAAGTTCTTtgagaaataatttaaaattttggtgtCAGTAGTGGAAGCTGAATAGTGGATCACCCCACTGACGCCGACAGATAcgacacattaaaataaacacttTACCTTTGTTGCAGTCTCCTCTCTTTCTCTTGTGTTTTATAGTTTCTGTCACAAAACCAATGATCAAGTATAAGATTCATTTGTTTTCAATTGCTTTATTCATTAAATCATGTGGCTCGCCTAGGGGTGACCCCAGATCCTGCTGCAGCAAGGTTCGCCCCACATTGTATGCCCCACTCCACACTCGAGACATATCGTCCTCGGTCTTCTTTATTCTATATGTATAAGATCGGAAAGATTCATGCCCGTCATAAATTGGGTAAAGTAGTAGTTGACACGTCTGTGTTTACACTCATACCACCTTACTACATCTGGGATAAGGGCCCTCGTCCAGGCAGCCTTGTCTGTTTCCCTTGACCATTGGTTCTGCCAGATCTCCAAACTActttttctttcttgtgttcCTGAACCTAAAGCTCTGTTGCCCCTTTGGTGCATCCGAACCCTTTCATTAGCCAGGATATGCATCGGTACAGCAGCGGCCACTACTTGTAAGGCAATGGTTGATATGGTCCTGTACGCGCTGTATACCCTCATCAATGGTTTCCTCTGCGTCCTAAGAAGCAGTCTTTATATTTCGCTTTGTTGAGGATCTGATGCCACACTGGGGCCCCATATAGTAAGATGGACATGATTGATTGGAGGATAAGTGATCTTTTATTTGACCCGGCATTTATATATTCGATTATCTTATTAAGGGTAGAGGTTCTCTCTTCCGCCTTCCGACATGCTTGTTGTATATGTGGTGTCTGAATGCCCTTTTGTCGTCTGGTatgattcccaagtattttacgGTCTTCTGGGGTCTTAGGTCGGAGCCTCTGAaccgaaaatttacgttttttctATCCCGTGGTCCCCTTAAGATGATTACTTCTGTCTTTTCTACTGCAAGTTTAAGGTCATTTCTCTCTATACAtctcgcagttttttctattgcttca from Diabrotica undecimpunctata isolate CICGRU chromosome 4, icDiaUnde3, whole genome shotgun sequence encodes:
- the DCTN6-p27 gene encoding dynactin subunit 6, which translates into the protein MARNSIKILPGALVCEDCKLRGDITIGSGTIIHPGATIIAEAGPIIIGDNCLIEEQVKIVHRIPFDQKDKENTTPVLIIGPFNVFEVDCTVESPKIGSNNVFESKCFVGNKVTVSNGCTIGAGCRITEEQVLKDNIIIYGNNCHLREGLDKPVLQTLQMETLAKMLPNYHHLKKPNTKV